Below is a window of Microbacterium saperdae DNA.
GTTCCCCGCGCCGCGATCGCCATCGGCGTCTCCCTGGTCATGATCGTCGCCATGCTGCTGGTGCCGCAGAGGGCCAGCGCGGCGACAGTCGCCGAATCCGAGCCCAACGACACGGTCGCGACGGCTGACGCCGTCGCTCTGGGTGACACGATCACCGGAACGACGCACGCCCAGACCCGGATCCACAGCACCGACCCCGATTTCTTCGCGTTCGACGTGCCCGCAGCGGGCAGGATCAACCTGGACTTCCGTTTCCCGGCAGTGCTGAGCACGAGCGAGGTCTACTCCCTGCGCGTGTACGCGGCCTCTGGAGATGTCCTCTACGCATGGAACATCCGCGGCACCGACACGACAGGAACCCAGCTCGCGGCGCAGAGCGCGTACATCCCCGCCGGGCGGACCTACGTGGAGGTCCGTGCCTGGGAGGACGGCGTGGCGGGAGGGAAGAGCTACACGCTCAGGCCCACCGTGACGACGGGCGTCGTCGAGACCGAGTTCAACGACACGATCGCCACCGCCGACGTCGTACCCCTCGGCACGGCCATCTCGGGCTCCATGTTGAGCCCGAAGATCACCACGAACACGGCCGACAACGACTACTTCGCGGTCGACATCGCCAAGGCCGGGCTGACCACGATCGATTTCCGTTTCCCTGCCGGCCTCGGTAGCGGCGACGCGTACAAGATGACGGTGCTCGACACGAACGGCGACCCGATCAAGACCCTCTACCTCGCCGGGCGCGACAGTGAAGGCGCGACGCTGAGGCAGACTCCGCTCGCCTTGAACGCCGGTCGCGTCTACATCGTGCTGAGGGCCTTCCCCGGTTCCGTCGCCTGGGGCAAGACCTACACGCTGAAGCTCTCGCAGACGGAGCGCCTGTCCGGCGCAGATCGCTACGAGACCTCCGCGAGCGTCAGCCGCGGATCGTTCAGTCCCGGTGTGCCGGTGGCGTACGTGGCCAGCGGAGCAGGTTTCGCCGACGCGCTGTCCGGCGCTCCCGTCGCCGGTCTGCAGAAGGGGCCGGTGCTGCTGTCGACCGCGTCGTCGATTCCCGCCGTCATCTCGAAGGAGCTCACGCGCCTGAAGCCCGCCCGAATCGTCGTGCTCGGTGGTACCGGGGTGATCTCCGCCTCGGTGCTGACTCAGCTCAAGACATTCACCACGGGTGCGGTCACGCGGCTCGCCGGCGATGACCGTTACGCGACGTCGGCGGCGATCAGCGCGTCGGCCTTCTCGGCGGGAGTCCCTGTCGCGTACATCGCTGCGGGAGCCGACTTCCCGGACGCACTGGCCGGAGCACCTCTCGGAACAGTGGCGAAGGCTCCGGTCCTGCTGACCGCTGCGGGCAAGCTTCCCCCGGCGATCGCGGCCGAGCTCACGCGTCTGAAACCGAAGAAGATCGTCATCCTCGGGACCACCGCCTCGATCGGCGCCGCAGTCGCGACGTCGCTGAAGGCATACACGGCGGGCGCTGTGACCCGCGTCGCGGGAGCGGATCGGTATGCCACCCCCGCGGCGATCAGCGCCTCGGTGTTCACCCCAGGAGTGCCCGTCGTCTATGTGGCGAACGGTGCCCAGTTCCCCGACGCTCTCTCCGGCGCGCCTGTCGCGGGTATGCAGCGCGGCCCGATCCTGCTGGTCACCGCCACGGCGATCCCGGCAGCGGTGGCGACGGAGCTCACGCGTCTCAAGCCGAAGCGGATCGTGATCCTCGGGGGAGCGGGCGCGGTGAACGACAAGATCCTCGGTGAGCTGGGACGCTACATCATCCGTTGACATCCGCCGTATCAATCGCGCGCGAGGGTTCCCTTCCGCACGGCGGACATGCACAATGAGGGTGATCGACCTGATCGGTCGGCAGCACACACCTCTGAAGGGGAAGCACATGGGTATCGAGGACGCCGTCAACAAGGGCAAGGATCTCTTCGAGCAGAACAAGGACAAGATCGCCGAGGCAGTCAAGAGCGAGCAGGCCGAGGACATCAGCGACAAGGTGCTCGACGGCGTCGCCGACTTCGCCAAGAAGATCGCGCCGGGTGCTGCCGACAAGATCGACGAGATCCGCGATGGTGCGGACAAGGCCGTCGGCAACGAATAGGCACGACCGAGCTTCACGGAGGCGGCGATCCACTGCGGTGGATCGCCGCCTCTGTGTTCTCGCAGGAGACTCGTTGGTTCGGAAGCTCGCATCCGTGATCCTGAACCCGTAGACTGTCCTGAGTCGCCTGGGGATCTTGCGACCTGGTACTTCGAAGGGGTTCGAAGCACCGAAGCTGCACGGCTGAGGCCGTGCTCACAACTGGGGAACTGATTTTGGGGATCATCGTGCGTTGCGCGCCGTCTGTGCGCCGCCGTTCCGCCCCGCTCGCGCGGCGGGTCCTCCGCCGCGCCCTCGAACGAGGATCCTGGCGTCCCTTCACGCCGGATTCCTCGCGTTCGGTGTGCCCCCTCGCACTGAACGCCCTCCCCAAGCGGGGCGAGGCATGGGGATGCCTCGCCCCGCTATCTTCCACGGTCTGACACCGTTCGCGACCCCCTTCTCGCGTCCCGATCCGGAGCGCGACACGCCCGGGTTTGCGCAAGTGAAATCAGGCATGGCAGAATAGACAGGTTCGACATTTCGGCGCGCTGTGCGTGTGCCGGATCACTACCAGGGCAGTGCATAGGCGGCGTCTCCTCCGGGAGGCTGCAGGGTTCTAGGCCGCGGGTAGCAGGACACAACCCCCGACACCTTCATGATGAGGGCTCCGCCATGTGCGGCAGACGTCGGCATCCCGGACGCCGAGAGGCGTGCGGGCTGACAGAAGAACAGTGGTGCAGCAGATCGACTCGCGAGAGCCGTTCGAGTGCCGAGGCGCGAACAGCGCCGACGTGCGTCCAATGCCCCTGGGTCACCCGGCCCAGGTCGGTAAGACGCTTAAAGAGAGTGAGCAGACAATGGCGGGACAGAAAATCCGCATTCGCCTGAAGTCGTATGACCACGAGGTCATCGACTCGTCGGCACGCAAGATCGTCGACACCGTGACCCGTGCGGGCGCGACCGTCGTCGGCCCCGTGCCGCTTCCGACCGAGAAGAACGTCGTGTGCGTCATC
It encodes the following:
- a CDS encoding cell wall-binding repeat-containing protein yields the protein MSASIGADSRAHALTVRIGGVPRAAIAIGVSLVMIVAMLLVPQRASAATVAESEPNDTVATADAVALGDTITGTTHAQTRIHSTDPDFFAFDVPAAGRINLDFRFPAVLSTSEVYSLRVYAASGDVLYAWNIRGTDTTGTQLAAQSAYIPAGRTYVEVRAWEDGVAGGKSYTLRPTVTTGVVETEFNDTIATADVVPLGTAISGSMLSPKITTNTADNDYFAVDIAKAGLTTIDFRFPAGLGSGDAYKMTVLDTNGDPIKTLYLAGRDSEGATLRQTPLALNAGRVYIVLRAFPGSVAWGKTYTLKLSQTERLSGADRYETSASVSRGSFSPGVPVAYVASGAGFADALSGAPVAGLQKGPVLLSTASSIPAVISKELTRLKPARIVVLGGTGVISASVLTQLKTFTTGAVTRLAGDDRYATSAAISASAFSAGVPVAYIAAGADFPDALAGAPLGTVAKAPVLLTAAGKLPPAIAAELTRLKPKKIVILGTTASIGAAVATSLKAYTAGAVTRVAGADRYATPAAISASVFTPGVPVVYVANGAQFPDALSGAPVAGMQRGPILLVTATAIPAAVATELTRLKPKRIVILGGAGAVNDKILGELGRYIIR
- the rpsJ gene encoding 30S ribosomal protein S10, which encodes MAGQKIRIRLKSYDHEVIDSSARKIVDTVTRAGATVVGPVPLPTEKNVVCVIRSPHKYKDSREHFEMRTHKRLIDIVDPTPKAVDSLMRLDLPADVNIEIKL